In one Paraburkholderia megapolitana genomic region, the following are encoded:
- a CDS encoding alpha/beta fold hydrolase — protein sequence MKPWPLDQHYKFRNQTVRFRVEGSGPPLVLIHGTPFSSYVWHRIAPHLARLRTVYLYDLPGYGQSEMRQGQDVSLGVQNALLAELLAHWQLDRPDVVAHDFGGATALRAHLLDGCEYRSLTLIDPVAVAPWGSPFVRHVREHSAAFEGLPPYIHEAIVKAYVRGAIARDIPDDELAPYVSPWLGDTGQAAFYRQIAQMDQRYTDEVESRYAQIRCRTQILWGEDDQWIPIERGLHLASIVPGARFVPVARAGHLMQEDAPEAIVAAVLDFLAA from the coding sequence ATGAAACCCTGGCCGCTCGATCAGCACTACAAGTTTCGCAATCAGACCGTGCGTTTTCGGGTCGAAGGCAGCGGCCCGCCGCTCGTCCTGATACACGGCACGCCGTTCTCATCGTATGTATGGCATCGCATCGCGCCGCATCTCGCGCGGCTGCGTACCGTGTATCTGTACGATCTACCCGGCTATGGCCAGTCGGAAATGCGGCAGGGACAAGATGTTTCGCTGGGGGTGCAGAACGCGCTGCTGGCAGAACTGCTCGCCCACTGGCAGCTCGACCGACCCGACGTCGTCGCGCACGACTTCGGTGGCGCAACCGCTTTGCGCGCTCATCTGCTCGACGGCTGTGAATATCGCAGTCTTACGCTGATCGATCCGGTGGCGGTCGCTCCGTGGGGCTCGCCGTTCGTGCGGCACGTGCGTGAGCACAGTGCCGCGTTCGAGGGACTGCCGCCGTATATCCACGAGGCCATCGTCAAAGCGTATGTGCGCGGTGCCATTGCACGCGACATACCGGACGACGAGCTCGCGCCCTACGTCTCACCGTGGCTCGGCGATACGGGACAAGCCGCGTTCTACCGGCAGATCGCGCAGATGGATCAGCGTTATACCGACGAGGTCGAAAGTCGCTACGCGCAGATACGCTGCCGCACGCAGATTCTCTGGGGCGAAGACGACCAGTGGATTCCTATTGAGCGCGGCCTTCATCTAGCCAGCATCGTGCCGGGTGCGCGTTTCGTTCCCGTGGCGCGCGCCGGGCATCTGATGCAGGAGGATGCGCCTGAGGCGATCGTCGCGGCGGTGCTTGATTTTCTTGCGGCTTGA
- a CDS encoding TonB-dependent receptor: protein MKQRALAVAIRRIVWAELAFAATLAGPAFAQSQPTAGPAATADTLSQHPVVVAQTNTPSTAKGSASGATPGAAAATAATPATENTITKGKDGVAQLKRFEVTGSLIRSADKVGFNQVQTVTAKDIQNSGQNSVADYLRSTSANSASSWAEGTTNSFAPGGAGIALRGLSEKYTLVLIDGLRVSPYAFATNVTDQFFDLNTLPLNIVDRIEIVKTGAVSQYGSDAIAGVVNIITKKNFQGLQLDGSYGGATQDGGGAGTTKLSILGGFGDLNSDRFNVTAALSMYRFNGVSAADRDTTQNQNFSNFPGGLYNQSPSYWRDPTGAKVPLSPCPYNGSPVSGTATARINGPGTVCQTNTAYATSLSPWTERLSAKVHADFKISDSMQAFADLWESNNRTNTNNFVGGLGNNTQAYDPATGGLRLISNVVPASNPYNPFGVPSKLVYAFPNTQSVLTNSNFWRAATGLKGTFATPYVGDWDWAASYTHSQNTVSNEFTNRLSASALQNIVQNGVFNFANPSATPNGLAGLYQSTNTQAITKLDAVDATLSTPTLFKLPTGNVGLGLGAQFMHQSQYVGEGLGWADGSLVTPALQSVTGQRNVAAVYYQVDIPILQNLTFSQSGRYDHYSDFGGAFSPRFALRYQPVRELTMYGSYNRGFRAPTLIENTASKSFSAQGAVDPNDPNNPGAYGLVEEVQAGNHNLQPERTKNYNLGFQLSPARNTDIGFDWYKIHIDNVIGTQDIQATVNANDPTQVVRNTNGSIAYVLMPFQNLASLDTDGFETTFRQSLPTKIGTFTLSGDWAYVWHFKMPVGGVSTDFAGNNGSLNQPFGGSFPRWKGNTNLGWSYQNRWNATLTWQYTGPYTQAILASGQYPNMQSSVASYSQFNLFFSYTGFKHWTLYAGIDNIFNRAPPFDPVYMNSSYQTGYDSSLYTYIGRFAQIGATYKF, encoded by the coding sequence ATGAAACAAAGAGCATTGGCCGTAGCGATCAGGCGCATCGTCTGGGCCGAACTGGCGTTTGCAGCCACGCTGGCCGGACCGGCCTTCGCACAGAGCCAACCCACGGCCGGCCCCGCTGCGACAGCTGACACGCTGTCGCAGCACCCGGTGGTCGTCGCGCAGACGAACACCCCGTCGACGGCCAAGGGCAGTGCGTCCGGTGCAACCCCGGGCGCGGCCGCCGCCACCGCCGCTACCCCTGCGACGGAAAATACGATCACGAAGGGTAAGGACGGCGTTGCGCAACTGAAGCGCTTCGAAGTGACAGGCTCGCTGATCCGTAGCGCCGACAAGGTTGGTTTCAATCAGGTCCAGACGGTCACCGCGAAGGACATCCAGAACAGCGGCCAGAACAGCGTTGCCGACTATCTGCGCAGCACGTCGGCGAACTCGGCGAGTAGCTGGGCGGAAGGCACGACGAACAGCTTCGCGCCGGGCGGCGCGGGCATTGCGCTACGTGGCCTGAGCGAAAAATACACGCTGGTGCTGATCGACGGTCTGCGAGTGTCGCCGTATGCATTCGCGACGAACGTTACCGACCAGTTCTTCGACCTGAACACGCTGCCGCTCAACATCGTCGACCGGATTGAAATCGTCAAGACGGGCGCGGTATCGCAGTACGGTTCCGACGCAATCGCCGGCGTGGTCAACATCATCACGAAGAAGAACTTCCAGGGCTTGCAGCTCGACGGCAGCTACGGCGGCGCGACGCAGGACGGCGGCGGTGCAGGGACGACCAAGCTGAGCATCCTGGGCGGCTTCGGCGATCTGAATTCGGACCGCTTCAACGTCACGGCAGCCCTCAGCATGTATCGCTTCAACGGCGTGTCGGCCGCGGACCGCGATACCACCCAGAATCAGAATTTCTCGAACTTCCCGGGTGGCCTGTATAACCAGTCGCCGTCGTACTGGCGCGATCCGACCGGCGCCAAGGTGCCGCTCAGTCCGTGTCCGTACAACGGTTCACCGGTCTCGGGCACGGCTACCGCACGGATCAATGGCCCGGGCACCGTGTGCCAGACCAATACGGCGTACGCGACTTCGTTGTCGCCGTGGACCGAGCGCCTGAGCGCGAAGGTGCACGCAGACTTCAAGATCAGCGACTCGATGCAGGCGTTCGCCGATCTGTGGGAAAGCAACAACCGGACGAACACCAACAACTTCGTCGGCGGTCTCGGCAACAACACGCAGGCGTACGACCCCGCGACGGGCGGCCTGCGTCTGATCTCCAATGTTGTGCCGGCAAGCAACCCGTACAACCCGTTTGGCGTGCCATCCAAACTCGTCTATGCGTTCCCGAATACGCAATCGGTGCTCACCAACTCGAACTTCTGGCGTGCCGCAACGGGCCTGAAGGGCACATTCGCGACGCCTTACGTCGGAGACTGGGACTGGGCCGCGTCGTACACGCATTCACAGAACACCGTTTCGAACGAATTCACGAACCGGCTCAGCGCGAGTGCGTTGCAGAACATCGTCCAGAACGGTGTGTTCAACTTCGCGAATCCTTCGGCGACGCCGAACGGTCTTGCAGGCCTGTACCAGAGCACCAACACGCAGGCGATCACGAAGCTCGACGCGGTGGACGCTACGCTCTCGACGCCGACGTTGTTCAAGCTGCCCACGGGTAACGTCGGGCTGGGTCTCGGGGCGCAGTTCATGCACCAGAGCCAGTATGTTGGCGAGGGCCTGGGTTGGGCGGACGGTTCGCTGGTTACGCCGGCGCTGCAGTCGGTCACCGGCCAACGCAATGTCGCGGCGGTCTACTACCAGGTCGACATTCCAATCCTGCAGAACCTGACGTTCAGTCAGTCGGGTCGCTACGACCACTACAGTGACTTCGGCGGCGCGTTCTCGCCACGCTTCGCGCTGCGCTACCAGCCGGTGCGCGAGTTGACGATGTACGGCTCGTATAACCGCGGCTTCCGTGCACCGACGCTGATCGAGAACACTGCGTCGAAGAGCTTCAGTGCGCAGGGTGCGGTCGACCCGAACGATCCGAACAATCCGGGCGCGTATGGTCTCGTCGAGGAAGTGCAGGCCGGTAACCACAACCTGCAGCCGGAACGCACGAAGAACTACAACCTGGGCTTCCAGTTGTCGCCAGCTCGTAACACCGACATCGGCTTCGACTGGTACAAGATCCACATCGACAATGTGATCGGTACGCAGGATATCCAGGCGACGGTCAACGCAAACGATCCGACGCAGGTGGTCCGCAATACGAACGGTTCGATTGCGTATGTGCTGATGCCGTTCCAGAACCTGGCGTCACTCGACACCGACGGCTTCGAGACGACGTTCCGTCAGTCGCTGCCGACGAAGATCGGTACCTTCACGCTGTCCGGCGACTGGGCATACGTGTGGCACTTCAAGATGCCGGTGGGTGGCGTATCGACCGACTTCGCGGGTAACAACGGTTCGCTCAACCAGCCGTTCGGCGGCAGCTTCCCGCGCTGGAAGGGCAATACGAACCTGGGCTGGAGCTACCAGAACCGGTGGAACGCAACGCTGACCTGGCAGTACACGGGTCCGTACACACAGGCGATCCTTGCGTCGGGCCAGTATCCGAACATGCAGAGCAGTGTGGCGTCGTATAGCCAGTTCAATCTGTTCTTCAGCTACACGGGCTTCAAGCACTGGACACTGTATGCCGGTATCGACAACATCTTCAACCGCGCACCGCCGTTCGATCCGGTCTACATGAACTCGAGCTACCAGACAGGCTACGATTCGTCGCTCTACACGTACATCGGCCGTTTTGCGCAAATTGGCGCGACTTATAAATTCTGA
- a CDS encoding extracellular solute-binding protein, whose translation MKFVTSRAKQVTRAAAALLVALTACVMAPDAALAVSGLAQYGQPKYPPGFTHFDYADPNAPANGTLNYENYGPAQSYDSLNPFLLRGSPAPDIQILMFDTLMQRSWDELASSYALIADNVEVAPDSLSATFHVNPAARFSNGDPITAADVKYSFDTLTSPQVSPVVSAQFSIIKRATVVDRQTIRFDFVRADRSAPLIAGDLPVFSPKWGMDANGKRPPFDQIANVPPIASGAYLIDRRQNDKQISYVRIPNYWAANLPTRRGMFRFQRVLFKLYLDHYTQLEAFKAGDTDARMEYSSSTWARKYVGKNFRNGMLKRATFPDGPAQMQGLLINMRRPMFKDVRVRHALTLAFDYDWMNRMMFSDQYRRTNSFWEASPFKATGVPTDKELTLLEPFRAELPAEVFGPMTQQPSTLPPRSQRANLLEARDLLAQAGWHYRDGALRDANGTAMTIEIMDDQPGMDRVILPYTQALAMLGIQAHLREIDSALYQKRLDNFEYDMTTLIYNPVTIPGAELTRRFGSAAASQPGSENYPGVRSKAVDALIAAALNAQSLDDLETAIHALDRVLINMYILVPEYYLPNARIAYKSTFDHPKIVPDSYQYEDWIINYWYEKQPASSGAAH comes from the coding sequence ATGAAATTTGTAACATCGCGTGCGAAGCAGGTCACGCGGGCAGCCGCCGCGCTGCTAGTGGCGCTCACGGCATGCGTCATGGCGCCGGATGCGGCGCTGGCTGTCTCTGGGCTCGCGCAGTACGGCCAGCCGAAATACCCGCCCGGTTTCACGCATTTCGACTATGCGGACCCCAACGCGCCGGCCAACGGCACCCTGAACTACGAAAACTATGGCCCCGCGCAGAGCTACGATTCGCTGAATCCGTTCCTCCTGCGAGGTTCTCCCGCGCCTGACATCCAGATTCTGATGTTCGACACGCTGATGCAGCGCAGCTGGGACGAACTGGCGTCGTCGTATGCGCTGATCGCCGACAACGTCGAAGTGGCGCCGGACAGTCTGTCCGCGACCTTCCATGTGAATCCGGCCGCACGCTTCTCGAACGGCGATCCAATCACCGCCGCCGACGTCAAGTATTCGTTCGACACGCTGACCAGTCCGCAAGTGTCGCCGGTCGTCAGTGCGCAGTTCTCGATTATCAAGCGGGCGACTGTCGTCGACCGGCAGACGATCCGCTTCGACTTTGTTCGCGCCGATCGCAGCGCGCCGCTGATCGCAGGCGACCTGCCAGTGTTCTCGCCGAAGTGGGGGATGGACGCGAACGGCAAGCGTCCACCGTTCGACCAGATCGCGAACGTGCCGCCGATCGCCAGTGGCGCGTATCTGATCGATCGGCGTCAGAACGACAAGCAGATTTCGTATGTCCGCATTCCGAACTACTGGGCAGCGAACCTGCCGACCCGGCGCGGGATGTTCCGCTTCCAGCGCGTCCTGTTCAAGCTCTATCTGGATCACTACACGCAGCTCGAGGCGTTCAAGGCGGGCGACACGGACGCACGCATGGAGTACAGCTCGAGCACGTGGGCACGCAAGTACGTCGGCAAGAATTTTCGCAACGGGATGCTGAAGAGAGCCACCTTCCCGGATGGTCCTGCGCAGATGCAGGGCCTGCTGATCAATATGCGCAGACCGATGTTCAAGGATGTGCGAGTACGTCACGCACTGACACTCGCGTTCGACTACGACTGGATGAACCGGATGATGTTCTCCGACCAGTACCGGCGCACCAACAGCTTCTGGGAGGCGAGCCCATTCAAGGCGACCGGCGTGCCGACCGACAAGGAACTCACATTGCTCGAGCCGTTTCGCGCCGAGCTGCCCGCCGAGGTGTTCGGGCCGATGACCCAGCAACCGTCGACACTGCCGCCGCGTTCGCAGCGTGCGAACCTGCTCGAGGCACGTGATCTGCTCGCGCAGGCCGGCTGGCACTATCGCGACGGCGCACTGCGCGATGCGAACGGCACGGCGATGACGATCGAGATCATGGACGACCAGCCCGGGATGGACCGCGTCATCCTGCCGTATACGCAGGCACTCGCGATGCTCGGCATCCAGGCCCATCTGCGCGAGATCGACAGCGCGCTGTATCAGAAGCGGCTCGACAATTTCGAGTACGACATGACGACGCTGATCTACAACCCGGTGACGATTCCGGGCGCGGAACTGACACGTCGGTTCGGCAGTGCGGCGGCGTCGCAACCTGGCTCGGAGAATTATCCTGGCGTGCGTTCGAAGGCTGTCGATGCGCTGATCGCCGCGGCGCTCAACGCGCAATCGCTCGACGACCTCGAAACCGCGATCCATGCGCTGGATCGGGTGCTGATCAATATGTACATCCTCGTCCCCGAGTACTACCTGCCGAACGCGCGGATCGCATACAAGAGCACGTTCGATCATCCGAAGATCGTGCCGGATTCGTATCAATACGAAGACTGGATCATCAACTACTGGTACGAGAAGCAGCCGGCGTCGTCCGGTGCAGCGCACTAG
- a CDS encoding microcin C ABC transporter permease YejB, whose amino-acid sequence MLTYILRRLLLMVPTLLGVVTLTFVVTQFVPGGPVEQVMMQLRHGTSRGGEAGAGGGGYHGSQGVDPQQIEQIKKEFGFDKPPLTRYVLMLKNYATFNLGQSYYQHDSVWDVIRSKLPVSITLGLWTVLLTYLISVPLGIAKAVRNGSRFDTVTSVLVLAGYAIPGFVLGVLLIMLFGGGTFWQVFPMRGITSDNFSDLSVVGKILDYLWHIALPVTASVVGNFAIVTILTKNTFLEEIGRQYVLTARAKGAAERDVLWKHVLRNAAIPLLTGLPAAFVGAFLNGNLLIETLFSLNGMGQLSYDSVIRRDYPVVLGSLFLFTLIGLVTKLIADVCYVLVDPRIQFNRMDH is encoded by the coding sequence ATGCTCACCTACATACTCAGACGTTTGTTGCTAATGGTGCCCACGCTACTCGGCGTCGTCACGCTGACCTTCGTCGTCACACAGTTCGTGCCGGGTGGGCCGGTCGAACAGGTGATGATGCAACTCCGCCACGGCACCAGCCGTGGCGGAGAGGCGGGGGCGGGCGGGGGCGGCTATCACGGCAGCCAGGGCGTCGACCCTCAGCAGATCGAACAGATCAAGAAGGAGTTCGGCTTCGACAAGCCGCCGCTCACGCGTTACGTGCTGATGCTCAAGAACTATGCGACCTTCAACCTCGGCCAGTCCTACTACCAGCACGACAGCGTGTGGGATGTGATCCGCTCGAAGCTGCCCGTGTCGATCACGCTTGGGTTATGGACGGTGCTGCTCACCTACCTGATATCGGTGCCGCTCGGGATCGCAAAGGCGGTGCGCAACGGCTCGCGCTTCGACACGGTAACGAGCGTACTGGTGCTCGCCGGTTACGCGATACCCGGCTTCGTGCTCGGCGTGCTGCTGATCATGCTGTTCGGTGGCGGCACGTTCTGGCAGGTGTTCCCGATGCGCGGCATCACCTCGGACAACTTCAGCGACCTGAGCGTCGTGGGCAAGATACTCGACTACCTGTGGCACATCGCATTGCCGGTCACTGCGTCGGTGGTCGGCAACTTCGCGATCGTCACGATCCTCACCAAGAACACCTTCCTCGAGGAGATCGGCCGGCAATATGTGCTGACCGCGCGTGCCAAGGGGGCCGCCGAGCGTGACGTGCTGTGGAAGCACGTGCTGCGCAACGCGGCCATTCCGCTGCTGACCGGTCTGCCGGCCGCCTTCGTCGGTGCCTTCCTGAACGGCAACCTGCTCATCGAAACGCTCTTCTCGCTCAACGGCATGGGTCAGCTGTCCTACGACTCCGTGATCCGCCGCGACTATCCCGTGGTGCTCGGCTCGCTGTTCCTGTTCACGCTGATCGGCCTCGTAACCAAACTTATTGCTGACGTCTGCTATGTCCTCGTCGACCCCCGCATCCAGTTCAACCGCATGGACCACTGA
- a CDS encoding ABC transporter permease, which translates to MSSSTPASSSTAWTTESAVVTQAPSPSPWRRTWWRFRQQRLGYWSLIIFGALFVISLFGELLANDRPLVVRYEGHYYFPIVKDYSELVFGGDFPARANYLDPYIRSRLESKGNFAIYPPNHYHYDTIDYFAAHPFPAPPSATNWLGTDQFGRDVLSRLLYGFRLSVLMALALTVSGVLLGVLTGAVQGFYGGRTDLIGQRLIEIWSSMPDLYLLIIFASIFEPTLWLLFILLSMFGWLVLSDYVRAEFLRNRSLDYVKAARTMGLTNWQIMWRHVLPNSLTPVITFLPFRMSAAILSLTSLDFLGLGVPPPTPSLGELLQEGKNNLDAWWISISAFSALVITLLLLTFMGDALRNALDTRMRGSAFGGGK; encoded by the coding sequence ATGTCCTCGTCGACCCCCGCATCCAGTTCAACCGCATGGACCACTGAGTCCGCGGTCGTCACCCAGGCGCCGTCACCTTCACCGTGGCGGCGCACCTGGTGGCGCTTCAGACAGCAGCGGCTCGGTTACTGGAGCCTCATCATCTTCGGTGCGCTGTTTGTCATCAGCCTCTTTGGCGAGCTGCTGGCGAATGATCGTCCGCTTGTCGTGCGCTATGAAGGGCATTACTACTTTCCGATCGTGAAGGACTATTCGGAGCTGGTGTTTGGCGGCGACTTTCCGGCGCGCGCGAACTACCTCGATCCGTATATCCGCTCGCGGCTCGAATCGAAGGGTAACTTCGCGATCTATCCGCCCAATCACTACCACTACGACACCATCGATTACTTCGCCGCGCACCCGTTTCCGGCGCCGCCTTCGGCCACCAACTGGCTCGGGACCGACCAGTTCGGGCGCGATGTGCTCTCGCGCCTGCTGTACGGTTTCCGGCTGTCGGTGCTGATGGCGCTCGCGCTGACGGTATCGGGGGTATTGCTCGGCGTACTGACAGGGGCGGTGCAGGGCTTCTACGGAGGGCGCACCGACCTGATCGGCCAGCGCCTGATCGAAATCTGGAGTTCGATGCCAGACCTCTACCTGCTGATCATCTTCGCCTCGATCTTCGAGCCGACGCTGTGGCTGCTGTTCATCCTGCTGTCGATGTTCGGCTGGCTGGTCCTGTCCGACTACGTACGTGCCGAATTCCTGCGTAACCGCTCGCTCGACTACGTGAAGGCCGCCCGCACGATGGGGCTCACGAACTGGCAGATCATGTGGCGCCACGTGCTGCCCAACAGCCTGACACCGGTCATCACCTTTTTGCCGTTCCGCATGAGTGCCGCGATCCTCTCGCTGACCAGTCTCGACTTCCTGGGTCTCGGCGTGCCGCCGCCCACCCCAAGCCTCGGTGAGCTGCTGCAGGAGGGCAAGAACAACCTCGATGCGTGGTGGATCTCGATCTCGGCGTTCTCGGCGCTCGTGATCACGCTGCTGCTGCTGACCTTCATGGGCGATGCGCTGCGTAACGCACTCGATACGCGCATGCGTGGTTCGGCATTCGGCGGAGGCAAGTGA
- a CDS encoding ABC transporter ATP-binding protein: protein MSQPLLEIDRFSVRFGDKVAVQDLSLSIGRGERVALVGESGSGKSVTALSILRLVAQAELSGRILLDGDDLLQKTEQQMRGIRGADVAMVFQEPMTALNPLYTIGKQIAESLRLHEGLRPNAARQRGIELLKRTGIPEPERRIDSFPHQLSGGQRQRAMIAMALACRPRLLLADEPTTALDVTVRQQIVDLLIGLQEQEAADRGMAVLLITHDLNLVKRFAQRVAVMEKGVLVETNTTEELFSNPQHPYTKRLLDSEPQRAIDAIEPDARTLLDVEKLAIDYRIPAKGWRSMFGRATFRAVHELDLNLKRGETLGIVGESGSGKSTLAATVLGLQRPATGEIRIDGIPLPKSGQSRERRELCARMQVVFQDPFGSLSPRMTVEQIIGEGLAVHHKNVETKERRGRVAALLEEVGMPAESMVRYPHEFSGGQRQRIAIARALAVEPELLVLDEPTSALDVSIQKQVLNLLTKLQKKYQLSYLFITHDLAVMRAMAHRVIVMKSGRIVESGDTLDVLRTPSHPYTQSLLASSLINLS, encoded by the coding sequence ATGAGTCAGCCCCTACTGGAAATCGACCGCTTCTCGGTGCGCTTTGGCGACAAGGTTGCGGTGCAGGATCTGAGCCTGTCGATCGGGCGCGGTGAACGCGTGGCACTCGTCGGCGAATCGGGCTCGGGCAAGAGCGTCACGGCACTGTCCATCCTGCGGCTCGTCGCCCAGGCGGAACTGAGCGGGCGCATCCTGCTCGACGGCGATGACCTGCTGCAGAAGACCGAGCAGCAGATGCGCGGTATCCGCGGTGCGGACGTCGCAATGGTGTTTCAGGAACCGATGACCGCGCTCAATCCGCTCTATACGATCGGCAAGCAGATTGCAGAAAGCTTACGGTTGCACGAGGGTTTAAGACCCAATGCAGCCCGTCAACGCGGTATCGAACTGCTTAAACGCACCGGCATTCCCGAGCCGGAGCGGCGGATCGACAGTTTTCCGCACCAGCTCTCGGGCGGCCAGCGCCAGCGCGCGATGATCGCGATGGCGCTCGCGTGCCGGCCGCGTCTGCTGCTCGCCGACGAGCCGACCACTGCGCTCGACGTGACCGTGCGCCAGCAGATCGTCGACCTGCTGATCGGCCTGCAGGAGCAGGAAGCGGCCGACCGCGGCATGGCCGTGCTGCTGATCACGCACGACCTGAACCTGGTCAAACGCTTCGCACAGCGCGTGGCGGTGATGGAAAAGGGCGTGCTGGTGGAAACCAACACCACCGAAGAGCTGTTCTCGAACCCGCAGCATCCGTACACGAAGCGGCTGCTGGACAGCGAACCGCAGCGCGCAATCGATGCGATCGAACCGGATGCACGCACGCTGCTCGACGTGGAAAAGCTCGCAATCGACTACCGGATTCCGGCCAAAGGCTGGCGTTCGATGTTTGGCCGCGCAACGTTCCGCGCGGTGCACGAGCTTGACCTGAATCTCAAACGCGGGGAAACGCTGGGCATCGTGGGCGAGTCAGGATCGGGTAAATCGACGCTGGCGGCAACTGTGCTCGGATTGCAGCGTCCCGCGACCGGCGAGATCCGCATCGACGGCATCCCGTTGCCGAAGTCAGGGCAGAGCCGCGAGCGGCGCGAACTGTGCGCGCGCATGCAGGTGGTGTTTCAGGACCCGTTTGGCTCGCTCTCGCCGCGCATGACCGTCGAACAGATCATCGGTGAAGGGCTGGCCGTGCATCATAAAAACGTCGAGACGAAAGAGCGGCGCGGCCGCGTTGCCGCGCTACTCGAGGAAGTGGGCATGCCGGCCGAATCGATGGTGCGCTATCCGCACGAATTCTCAGGCGGCCAGCGTCAGCGGATCGCGATTGCACGCGCACTCGCGGTCGAACCGGAACTGCTCGTACTCGACGAGCCGACCAGTGCGCTCGACGTATCGATCCAGAAGCAGGTACTGAACCTGCTGACGAAACTGCAGAAGAAGTACCAGCTGAGCTATCTGTTCATCACGCACGATCTGGCGGTGATGCGCGCGATGGCGCATCGTGTGATCGTGATGAAGTCGGGGCGCATTGTTGAATCCGGTGATACGCTCGATGTGCTGCGCACACCGTCGCATCCTTATACCCAGTCGTTGCTGGCGTCATCGCTGATCAACCTGTCGTGA
- a CDS encoding (2Fe-2S)-binding protein produces MTTLTINGQTHTVDAPPDMPLLWVLRDLIGLTGTKFGCGIAQCGACTVHLDGVAVRSCVLPAAAVGDRKITTIEAVGDTPAGKKVQQAWRQLDVVQCGYCQSGQVMSAASLLAQNVSPSDADIDAAMAGNICRCGTYNRIRAAIKHAAKEA; encoded by the coding sequence ATGACAACGCTCACCATCAACGGTCAGACCCACACCGTCGACGCGCCTCCCGACATGCCTCTGCTATGGGTGCTGCGCGATCTGATCGGTCTGACCGGCACCAAGTTCGGCTGCGGTATTGCGCAGTGCGGCGCCTGTACGGTCCATCTCGACGGCGTGGCGGTCCGGTCATGCGTGCTGCCCGCGGCAGCCGTCGGCGACCGCAAGATCACGACGATCGAAGCGGTTGGCGACACGCCCGCTGGCAAGAAAGTCCAGCAGGCATGGCGGCAGCTCGACGTGGTGCAGTGCGGCTACTGTCAGTCCGGACAGGTCATGTCGGCGGCGTCGCTGCTTGCACAGAACGTCAGCCCTTCCGATGCGGACATCGATGCCGCAATGGCAGGCAACATCTGCCGCTGCGGCACCTACAACCGCATCCGCGCAGCGATCAAGCACGCTGCGAAGGAGGCGTGA